The following are encoded in a window of Tessaracoccus flavescens genomic DNA:
- a CDS encoding RecQ family ATP-dependent DNA helicase: protein MSDQWDQEPPPEFDELPPDPWSEPPADLADAVAAPPRRPEPVAVPERDEVRRGAEGLREEALTILRALTGRPDAQFHEGQFEAIEALVAHHRRALVVQRTGWGKSAVYFIAALLQRRAGAGPALIVSPLLALMRDQVAAAERAGVRAAAINSANVTEWNEIERLLDEGALDVLLVSPERLVNPRFRAEQLPRLIGTAGLLVIDEAHCISDWGHDFRPDYRRIRTLIAELPSDVPVLATTATANERVVHDVAEQMAAGGHEVFTLRGPLARQSLRLGVLELGTSWRRLAWLTQHLEELPGSGIVYCLTVSSAEETAAMLRKAGHEVLAYTGRTDQAERLAAEEALKANRVKALIATSALGMGFDKPDLGFVVHLGSPSSPVAYYQQVGRAGRATDNADVLLLPGLEDRDIWHYFATNAMPTRRRADGVLEALRQEGRPLSVGALESRVDLRRGQLELLLKVLAVDGVVEYGQGGWTATGRAWEFDKGRYDRIAEARVAEQHSMLEYQSTTGCRMEYLTRSLDDPASAPCGRCDVCAGAWFPTEVSIDSERGARASLGKVGVEIAPRAMWPQGLDTLGVTDDGSPVKGKLPAEQQVEEGRVIARLTDLGYGTSLRELFAPDREGAPVDRELPPALASACLRVLKEWDWSERPVAVAWLPSVRRPRLVESLGSGIARAGGLVALGPLRLEDERSVPAANSAFRVRDLWRRFSVPPEMAGRLRSLGGPVLLVDDLIDSRWTMTVAGRLLRLAGAPSVLPLALASVA from the coding sequence ATGAGCGACCAGTGGGACCAGGAACCGCCGCCCGAGTTCGATGAGCTGCCTCCCGACCCCTGGAGCGAGCCGCCCGCCGACCTCGCCGACGCCGTCGCCGCGCCACCCCGACGACCGGAGCCGGTAGCGGTACCGGAGCGTGACGAGGTCCGCCGGGGCGCCGAGGGCCTCCGGGAGGAGGCGCTCACCATCCTGCGCGCGCTCACCGGACGCCCGGATGCGCAGTTCCACGAGGGTCAGTTCGAGGCTATCGAGGCTCTCGTGGCGCACCACCGGCGAGCCCTCGTGGTGCAGCGCACCGGCTGGGGCAAGTCGGCCGTGTACTTCATCGCCGCCCTCCTCCAGCGGCGCGCGGGAGCCGGACCCGCGCTGATCGTCTCTCCGCTGCTCGCCCTGATGCGCGACCAGGTGGCGGCCGCCGAGCGGGCGGGGGTCCGCGCCGCGGCCATCAACTCGGCCAACGTCACCGAGTGGAACGAGATCGAACGCCTGCTGGACGAGGGCGCGCTCGACGTGCTGCTCGTCTCGCCCGAGCGGCTGGTCAATCCCCGCTTCCGGGCCGAGCAGTTGCCTCGCCTGATCGGCACTGCGGGGCTGCTGGTGATCGACGAGGCGCACTGCATCAGCGACTGGGGCCACGACTTCCGGCCCGACTACCGTCGCATCCGCACCCTGATCGCCGAGCTCCCCTCGGACGTGCCGGTGCTCGCCACGACCGCGACCGCCAACGAGCGCGTGGTGCACGACGTGGCCGAGCAGATGGCGGCAGGCGGGCACGAGGTGTTCACGCTGCGCGGCCCGCTCGCGCGGCAGTCGCTGCGGCTGGGGGTGCTGGAACTCGGCACGTCCTGGCGCAGGCTTGCCTGGCTCACACAGCATCTCGAGGAGCTTCCCGGCAGCGGCATCGTCTACTGCCTGACCGTCTCGTCGGCGGAGGAGACGGCTGCGATGCTCAGAAAGGCGGGTCACGAGGTGCTCGCCTACACCGGCCGCACCGATCAGGCGGAGCGGCTGGCCGCCGAGGAGGCGCTCAAGGCAAACCGGGTGAAGGCGCTGATCGCCACCTCAGCGCTCGGCATGGGCTTCGACAAACCTGACCTCGGCTTCGTGGTCCACCTCGGCTCCCCCAGCTCCCCCGTGGCGTACTACCAGCAGGTCGGACGCGCCGGGCGTGCCACGGACAACGCCGACGTGCTGCTGCTGCCGGGCCTCGAGGACCGCGACATCTGGCACTACTTCGCCACCAACGCGATGCCGACGAGGAGGCGCGCCGACGGCGTCCTTGAGGCGTTGCGCCAGGAAGGGCGGCCGCTGTCGGTCGGTGCGCTCGAGTCTCGGGTCGACCTGCGCCGCGGTCAGCTGGAGCTGCTGCTGAAGGTGCTGGCGGTCGACGGGGTGGTCGAGTACGGCCAGGGCGGCTGGACGGCCACCGGCCGCGCCTGGGAGTTCGACAAGGGGCGCTACGACCGGATCGCGGAGGCGCGGGTCGCGGAACAGCACTCGATGCTCGAGTACCAGTCCACGACCGGATGCCGGATGGAGTACCTGACCCGCTCGCTCGACGATCCCGCAAGCGCCCCCTGCGGACGCTGCGACGTGTGCGCGGGTGCCTGGTTCCCGACGGAGGTCTCGATCGACTCGGAGCGCGGGGCCCGCGCCAGCCTGGGGAAGGTCGGTGTGGAGATCGCGCCGAGGGCGATGTGGCCGCAGGGACTCGACACGCTGGGGGTCACCGACGACGGCTCCCCCGTCAAGGGAAAGCTGCCTGCCGAGCAGCAGGTCGAGGAGGGACGGGTGATCGCCCGGCTCACCGATCTGGGCTACGGGACGAGCCTTCGCGAGCTGTTCGCACCCGACCGGGAGGGTGCCCCTGTGGACCGTGAGCTGCCGCCCGCCCTCGCCTCGGCCTGCCTCAGGGTCCTGAAGGAGTGGGACTGGTCGGAGCGTCCGGTGGCCGTCGCCTGGCTGCCGAGCGTTCGTCGGCCGAGGTTGGTCGAGTCACTCGGCTCAGGGATCGCCCGCGCCGGTGGCCTGGTGGCGCTCGGACCGCTGAGGCTCGAAGACGAACGGTCGGTTCCTGCGGCCAACAGCGCCTTCAGGGTGCGTGACCTGTGGCGTCGGTTCTCCGTGCCGCCGGAGATGGCGGGCAGGCTGCGTTCGCTTGGCGGCCCGGTGCTGCTGGTCGACGACCTGATCGACTCGCGCTGGACGATGACCGTCGCCGGGCGTCTGCTTCGCCTGGCAGGGGCGCCGTCGGTGCTTCCGCTCGCACTCGCCTCCGTTGCCTGA
- the ffh gene encoding signal recognition particle protein, with translation MFDTLQDRLSTVFKGLRSKGRLSEADIDATMREIRIALLEADVNLAVVKEFVAAVKTRALDAELSKALNPSQQIIKIVNEELISILGGEDRTIRFAKRPPTVIMLAGLQGAGKTTLAGKLAKWLKDSKHAPLLVAADLQRPNAVNQLQIVGERAGVHVFAPEPGNGIGDPVDVARRAIEHAEAKLYDVVIVDTAGRLGVDQELMQQAADIKAAVGPDETLFVVDAMIGQDAVNTAKAFDEGVGVDGVVLTKLDGDARGGAALSIARVLGKPIMFASNGEGLSDFDMFHPDRMASRILGMGDMLTLIEQAEKTFDAEQSRAAAEKLMGKNQFGLQDFLSQMQQLRQMGPMSKILGMLPGAGQFKQAINEIDEREIDRIEAIIYSMTPAERDDVAILNGSRRARIAKGAGVQVSEVNKLVNRFVDARKMMESMAGGGFPGMPGMGGMGGGRRAGSKKQQGKKGRKGAARPANRPQVPQQPQAPQIPQSMDDFQLPPELAKMFDQNKPKF, from the coding sequence GTGTTCGACACGCTGCAGGACCGGCTCTCGACGGTTTTCAAGGGGCTGCGCTCCAAGGGACGCCTCTCCGAGGCCGACATCGACGCCACGATGCGCGAGATCCGCATCGCGCTGCTCGAGGCCGACGTCAACCTGGCCGTCGTCAAGGAGTTCGTCGCCGCCGTCAAGACGCGCGCGCTCGACGCCGAACTGTCGAAGGCGCTCAACCCATCGCAGCAGATCATCAAGATCGTCAACGAGGAGCTCATCTCCATCCTCGGTGGTGAGGACCGCACCATCCGCTTCGCGAAGCGGCCACCGACGGTGATCATGCTTGCCGGTCTCCAGGGCGCAGGAAAGACGACGCTCGCGGGCAAGCTCGCCAAGTGGCTCAAGGACTCCAAGCACGCGCCGCTGCTCGTCGCGGCCGACCTGCAGCGCCCCAACGCGGTCAACCAGCTCCAGATCGTCGGCGAGCGCGCCGGCGTGCACGTCTTCGCGCCCGAGCCTGGCAACGGCATCGGCGACCCGGTCGACGTGGCGCGCCGCGCCATCGAGCACGCCGAGGCGAAGCTCTACGACGTGGTCATCGTCGACACCGCAGGCCGGCTCGGCGTCGACCAGGAACTCATGCAGCAGGCCGCCGACATCAAGGCGGCGGTCGGCCCCGATGAGACGCTGTTCGTCGTAGACGCCATGATCGGCCAGGACGCCGTCAACACCGCGAAGGCATTCGACGAGGGCGTCGGGGTCGATGGTGTCGTGCTGACCAAGCTCGACGGCGACGCCCGCGGTGGCGCGGCGCTGTCGATCGCCCGTGTGCTCGGCAAGCCGATCATGTTCGCCTCCAACGGCGAGGGCCTCTCCGACTTCGACATGTTCCATCCCGACCGGATGGCCTCGCGCATCCTCGGCATGGGCGACATGCTCACCCTGATCGAGCAGGCCGAGAAGACCTTCGACGCGGAGCAGTCCCGCGCCGCGGCCGAGAAGCTGATGGGGAAGAACCAGTTCGGCCTGCAGGACTTCCTCTCGCAGATGCAGCAGTTGCGCCAGATGGGCCCCATGTCGAAGATCCTCGGCATGCTGCCGGGAGCAGGCCAGTTCAAGCAGGCGATCAACGAGATCGACGAGCGCGAGATCGACCGGATCGAGGCCATCATCTACTCGATGACCCCGGCCGAGCGCGACGACGTGGCCATCCTGAACGGCTCGCGCCGCGCCAGGATCGCCAAGGGCGCAGGCGTCCAGGTCTCCGAGGTCAACAAGCTCGTCAACCGCTTCGTCGACGCGCGCAAGATGATGGAGTCGATGGCGGGCGGCGGCTTCCCGGGCATGCCCGGCATGGGAGGCATGGGCGGAGGCCGGCGCGCCGGAAGCAAGAAGCAGCAGGGCAAGAAGGGGCGAAAGGGCGCAGCCCGCCCCGCGAACCGTCCCCAGGTTCCGCAGCAGCCCCAGGCCCCGCAGATCCCACAGTCGATGGACGACTTCCAGCTCCCGCCCGAGCTGGCGAAGATGTTCGATCAGAACAAGCCGAAGTTCTAG
- a CDS encoding amidohydrolase family protein: protein MGGPWHLPDARILPDGDVRDLWIADGIVVDGPVAGAQRLASGAWVLPGLVDAHCHIGLGPDGAVSAEMARAQALTDLGAGVMLIRDAGSPSDTRWIHDEATLPRLVRAGRHVARPKRYLRGLGAEVEPEQLVEQVRHEARSGDGWVKLVGDWIDRSVGDLAPLWPAEAASAAIEAAHEEGARVTAHCFGEQSVAELVAAGIDCIEHGTGLTDEVIAQMVSRGTALVPTMINLARFPMYAAPAKDKYPTYFAHMTDLYARRKETIGKAIDAGVAVYTGTDAGTVVPHGGIGEEIEELAAIAGAEYALGAASWRARPWLGAPNVEVGESADLIVLPADPREELGVIFEPTAKLLRGALVVA, encoded by the coding sequence ATGGGTGGACCCTGGCATCTTCCCGACGCGCGGATCCTCCCGGACGGTGACGTCCGGGACCTGTGGATCGCCGACGGCATCGTGGTCGACGGCCCGGTTGCCGGGGCACAGAGGCTCGCCTCGGGCGCCTGGGTGCTGCCGGGACTGGTCGACGCGCACTGCCACATCGGGCTCGGACCCGATGGCGCGGTCAGTGCGGAGATGGCACGCGCGCAGGCGCTGACCGACCTTGGCGCAGGCGTGATGCTGATCCGCGACGCGGGCTCACCGTCCGACACGCGCTGGATCCATGACGAGGCCACCCTTCCGCGCCTCGTCCGCGCGGGCAGGCACGTGGCGAGGCCGAAGCGCTACCTGCGTGGCCTTGGCGCCGAGGTCGAGCCCGAGCAGCTCGTCGAGCAGGTCCGTCACGAGGCACGCTCCGGCGACGGCTGGGTCAAGCTCGTGGGTGACTGGATCGACCGCTCGGTCGGCGACCTCGCGCCGTTGTGGCCGGCGGAGGCCGCGTCGGCCGCGATCGAGGCGGCCCACGAGGAGGGCGCTCGAGTGACGGCGCACTGCTTCGGTGAACAGTCGGTCGCCGAACTCGTGGCGGCGGGCATCGACTGCATCGAGCACGGCACAGGCCTGACTGACGAGGTGATCGCCCAGATGGTCTCCCGCGGAACCGCGCTCGTGCCGACGATGATCAACCTCGCCCGCTTCCCGATGTACGCGGCCCCTGCAAAGGACAAGTACCCCACCTACTTCGCCCACATGACCGATCTCTACGCCCGCCGCAAGGAAACCATCGGCAAGGCCATCGACGCCGGCGTCGCGGTCTACACGGGCACGGACGCAGGCACCGTCGTCCCGCACGGCGGCATCGGCGAGGAGATCGAGGAACTCGCGGCCATCGCCGGAGCGGAGTACGCGCTCGGCGCGGCCAGCTGGCGCGCCCGGCCGTGGCTCGGCGCCCCGAACGTCGAGGTGGGAGAGAGTGCCGACCTGATCGTGCTCCCAGCCGACCCGCGCGAGGAACTCGGCGTCATCTTCGAGCCGACGGCGAAGCTGCTGCGCGGCGCGCTTGTGGTCGCCTGA